Proteins encoded together in one Thermophilibacter immobilis window:
- a CDS encoding GNAT family N-acetyltransferase: MRGSSATRREEGPGATEMSVDAACLLHGALDVRVDADGRARPSRFLPGQLRALASVRAWHPGYYRQLAACTSGIALEFETDASRVTVEVALDEPPRGTRSVIADVRSWGHAPGGPYDGLSAEVDGHRLPLALPDERGRVSWDLDDPEGAPTVGQQRLPGMGEPHRVRVWLPCLTSCLLGRVRADGTYLESVGARADLLVLGDSLAQGYVAHDPGCNWPALLAARRDLDLVNQGVGGQVFQPGTLRGLSGCVRPESIIVELGENYRYEPCQASRVERDVRGFLAELSGAFPAVPIWVLTTLPHLEDRYPTHPASCFAVVDDLIRSACAAHPQMRLVEGSALLDRGPKDLAELLADGSDHPGPAGQKMVAERLGFVMDATADPPETRRARGLEFAEAAGDVAFPLAECLRRGIAEVLFAQRDALVAEVSDGSRLVWARDRALARRALTCLGRPHAGVTCVCGGAALAREIARTLGSAARPCHLVILAGASRPSGPRRDVRVLTPSYADSIRAHYAHVEYLSPGELERALAGGALLGGFEDGRLVGFVGEHPEGSMGMLEVFRGHRRAGWGTQLLLAQAARAHARGWTAWAEVWPDNAASLALMRAVGGEVRPADQLWFVS, from the coding sequence GTGAGGGGGAGTAGCGCCACGCGACGCGAGGAGGGTCCCGGGGCCACAGAGATGAGCGTGGACGCGGCGTGCCTCTTGCACGGGGCACTTGACGTGCGCGTTGATGCGGACGGTCGCGCGCGCCCGAGCCGCTTCCTCCCGGGGCAGCTGCGTGCCCTCGCGAGCGTCCGGGCCTGGCATCCGGGCTACTATCGCCAGCTCGCCGCCTGTACGTCGGGCATCGCGCTCGAGTTCGAGACCGATGCCAGCCGCGTCACGGTCGAGGTGGCCCTCGACGAGCCCCCACGCGGCACGCGCTCCGTCATCGCCGACGTGCGCTCCTGGGGGCATGCGCCCGGCGGACCCTATGACGGGCTCTCGGCGGAGGTCGACGGTCATCGCCTGCCCCTCGCCCTGCCTGACGAGAGAGGTCGCGTGAGCTGGGACCTCGACGACCCTGAGGGCGCGCCCACGGTTGGTCAGCAGCGCCTTCCCGGAATGGGGGAGCCGCATCGTGTGCGTGTGTGGCTTCCGTGTCTGACCTCGTGCTTGTTGGGTCGCGTGCGCGCTGACGGCACCTACCTGGAATCCGTGGGCGCCCGTGCGGACCTGCTCGTGCTCGGGGACTCCCTCGCCCAGGGCTACGTGGCCCACGACCCCGGTTGCAACTGGCCGGCGCTGCTCGCGGCGCGCAGGGACCTGGACCTCGTGAACCAGGGGGTGGGCGGGCAGGTCTTCCAGCCGGGAACCCTCCGGGGCCTGAGCGGGTGCGTGCGACCGGAGTCCATCATCGTCGAGCTGGGGGAGAACTACCGCTACGAGCCCTGCCAGGCGTCGCGCGTCGAGCGCGACGTGCGGGGCTTTCTCGCCGAGCTCTCCGGGGCGTTTCCCGCGGTTCCCATCTGGGTGCTCACGACCCTCCCTCACCTCGAGGATCGCTACCCCACGCATCCCGCGAGCTGCTTTGCGGTCGTGGACGACCTGATTCGCTCCGCCTGTGCCGCCCATCCCCAGATGCGCCTCGTCGAGGGCTCGGCCCTGCTTGACCGCGGGCCAAAGGACCTGGCGGAGCTGCTCGCGGACGGTTCCGACCACCCCGGCCCCGCTGGCCAGAAGATGGTCGCCGAGCGCCTCGGCTTCGTGATGGACGCCACGGCCGACCCCCCCGAGACGCGTCGAGCCCGGGGCCTCGAGTTCGCCGAGGCCGCCGGAGACGTTGCCTTCCCCCTGGCGGAGTGCCTGCGGCGCGGGATCGCCGAGGTGCTCTTCGCCCAGAGGGACGCACTCGTGGCGGAGGTCTCGGACGGCTCGAGGCTCGTCTGGGCGCGCGACCGCGCGCTCGCGCGCCGTGCCCTCACGTGTCTGGGCCGGCCGCACGCGGGTGTGACCTGCGTCTGCGGCGGCGCTGCGCTCGCCCGCGAGATCGCGCGCACCCTCGGGTCCGCAGCGCGCCCCTGTCATCTGGTGATCCTTGCGGGCGCGTCGCGCCCGTCGGGCCCACGTCGCGACGTCCGCGTGCTCACGCCCTCCTATGCCGACTCCATCCGAGCGCACTATGCGCACGTGGAGTACCTCTCGCCCGGTGAGCTCGAGCGGGCGCTCGCGGGGGGCGCGCTCCTCGGCGGCTTCGAGGACGGCCGGCTCGTGGGGTTCGTCGGCGAGCACCCCGAGGGATCGATGGGCATGCTCGAGGTGTTCAGGGGCCATCGCCGCGCGGGATGGGGCACGCAGCTCCTGCTCGCCCAGGCGGCCCGCGCGCACGCCCGCGGCTGGACGGCCTGGGCCGAGGTCTGGCCCGACAACGCCGCCTCGCTCGCCCTCATG
- a CDS encoding metallophosphoesterase family protein, with translation MSTYVFSDVHGHRAALERVLERVSPTSDDRVFCLGDMIDRGPDPVGVIAVVRSLPHVCVLMGNHEDLMLSYLDDPEDGSAAMNWGINGGSITSDALDALPKEDADELVGWVRALPRWAWTRVGELLYLFVHAGVRLDLPRPPSWDDASVKGFLVRQDPEDLLWIREDFWGARAGLAGSDAAGPIVVCGHTPTPYLDRMTHDLDRPALGEDGLARMVRVGGDRWDVDCAAAGGAGMGQVLVLRLDDGEEFYEPVREGE, from the coding sequence ATGTCCACCTATGTCTTCTCGGACGTGCACGGACACCGGGCAGCGCTCGAGCGCGTCCTCGAGCGCGTCTCGCCGACCTCTGACGACCGCGTCTTCTGTCTAGGAGACATGATCGATCGCGGTCCTGACCCGGTGGGGGTCATCGCCGTCGTGCGCTCACTTCCCCACGTGTGCGTGCTCATGGGCAACCACGAGGACCTGATGCTCTCCTATCTGGACGACCCGGAAGACGGCAGCGCGGCCATGAACTGGGGAATCAACGGGGGCTCGATCACCTCGGACGCTTTGGACGCGCTTCCAAAGGAAGATGCCGACGAGCTCGTCGGTTGGGTTCGGGCCCTGCCGCGCTGGGCGTGGACGCGGGTGGGGGAGCTCCTCTACCTCTTCGTCCATGCCGGCGTTCGTCTGGACCTGCCGCGTCCCCCCTCGTGGGATGACGCGTCCGTCAAGGGATTTCTTGTCCGGCAGGACCCCGAGGACCTGCTCTGGATCCGGGAGGACTTCTGGGGCGCCCGCGCGGGCCTCGCGGGATCTGACGCCGCGGGTCCGATCGTGGTGTGCGGTCACACGCCGACGCCCTATCTGGACCGCATGACCCACGACCTCGATAGGCCTGCATTGGGTGAAGACGGCCTCGCGCGCATGGTGCGCGTGGGAGGTGACCGCTGGGACGTGGACTGCGCCGCGGCCGGCGGCGCGGGCATGGGTCAGGTGCTCGTCTTGCGCCTCGACGACGGCGAGGAGTTCTACGAGCCGGTTCGTGAGGGGGAGTAG
- a CDS encoding very short patch repair endonuclease has protein sequence MVARSTAPAASSVAVRHVMQANRSKNTKPELMVRAELRARGLTGYRIHWKGVPGHPDVCFVGRRVAIFVHGCFWHRCPHCTPSVPKSHTQFWEEKFARNRARDARDNALLIEAGWTVLVVWECRLKPGCLDQTMEEVVCEVHRAAGPRRPGRLIEVGSPAAWRLGRARERFGRRR, from the coding sequence GTGGTAGCTCGCTCGACCGCGCCTGCGGCCTCCTCCGTGGCCGTGCGCCACGTCATGCAGGCCAATCGAAGCAAGAACACCAAGCCCGAGCTCATGGTTCGCGCCGAGCTGCGCGCCCGCGGGCTCACGGGCTATCGAATCCACTGGAAGGGCGTCCCGGGCCATCCCGACGTCTGTTTCGTGGGCCGCCGGGTGGCCATCTTCGTGCACGGCTGCTTCTGGCATCGCTGCCCGCACTGCACGCCGTCCGTGCCCAAGTCCCACACGCAGTTCTGGGAGGAGAAGTTCGCGCGCAACCGCGCCCGCGACGCACGTGATAACGCGCTCCTGATAGAGGCGGGCTGGACGGTCCTGGTGGTGTGGGAGTGCCGCCTCAAGCCGGGCTGCCTCGACCAGACGATGGAGGAGGTCGTCTGCGAGGTCCATCGCGCCGCGGGGCCTAGGCGTCCGGGTCGTCTTATAGAGGTCGGTTCTCCCGCCGCCTGGAGGCTGGGCCGTGCGCGCGAGCGGTTTGGCAGGCGCAGGTAA
- a CDS encoding aminotransferase class III-fold pyridoxal phosphate-dependent enzyme, with the protein MSNTNDAPFATVPPQVAADDATYLMHTYARLPIEFVSGHGATLTDSAGNDYLDMLGGIGCASLGHANPQVALALTEQLRNVWQVGNYFYVENRNELARALSGFLSTTTDEGGHCVGSTGTTWQTFFANSGAEANEGAFKVARRWGEKKLNGASGILTACKSFHGRTLATLAATGQEAFHQSFRPLPAGFAAVPFNDANALAAALEHPSEQTGPVCAVLLECVQGEGGVWNADYDYLRAVRDLCDKNDVLLMVDEVQTGFFRCGSPFCYQRSGIEPDVVSMAKGIADGFPMGAVSARAEVADLMGPGDHGSTFGGNALACAAGRATVGLLVSENMGEHVLEVGRQLRRRLAAMDHVSEVRGHGLMRAAQLDLPIAGELVDEGLAAGLVLNHIGDSILRFLPPLVISRAEVDEACDRLEVLLARHV; encoded by the coding sequence ATGTCTAACACGAACGACGCCCCCTTTGCGACCGTGCCTCCCCAGGTCGCCGCCGACGACGCCACCTACCTCATGCACACCTACGCCCGCCTGCCCATCGAGTTCGTCTCCGGGCACGGGGCCACGCTCACGGACTCTGCGGGCAACGACTACCTCGACATGCTCGGCGGCATCGGCTGTGCGAGCCTGGGACACGCAAATCCCCAGGTGGCCCTGGCCCTGACCGAGCAGCTGAGGAACGTCTGGCAGGTAGGCAACTACTTCTACGTCGAGAATCGCAACGAGCTCGCCCGCGCTCTCTCGGGCTTCTTGTCCACGACCACCGACGAGGGCGGTCACTGCGTGGGGTCCACGGGAACGACCTGGCAGACCTTCTTTGCCAACTCGGGAGCCGAGGCCAACGAGGGAGCCTTCAAGGTCGCGCGGCGCTGGGGCGAGAAGAAGCTCAACGGCGCATCGGGCATTCTCACGGCCTGCAAGAGCTTCCACGGACGTACCCTGGCCACGCTCGCGGCCACGGGGCAGGAGGCGTTTCACCAGAGCTTCCGGCCGCTGCCGGCCGGATTCGCCGCCGTGCCGTTCAACGACGCGAACGCCCTGGCCGCGGCGCTCGAGCATCCGAGCGAGCAGACGGGCCCCGTCTGCGCCGTCCTGCTCGAGTGCGTCCAGGGCGAGGGGGGCGTGTGGAACGCCGACTACGACTACCTGCGCGCTGTCCGCGACCTCTGCGACAAGAACGACGTCCTGCTCATGGTGGACGAGGTCCAGACCGGCTTCTTTCGCTGCGGCTCGCCCTTCTGCTACCAGCGCTCCGGCATAGAGCCGGACGTGGTCAGCATGGCCAAGGGCATCGCCGACGGCTTTCCCATGGGCGCCGTCTCCGCCCGCGCCGAGGTGGCCGACCTCATGGGCCCCGGCGACCACGGCTCCACCTTCGGTGGCAACGCGCTGGCCTGCGCGGCCGGTCGCGCGACCGTCGGGCTCCTGGTCTCCGAGAACATGGGCGAGCACGTGCTCGAGGTGGGTCGCCAGCTGCGTAGACGCCTGGCGGCGATGGACCACGTGAGCGAGGTGCGCGGCCACGGCCTCATGCGCGCGGCCCAGCTCGACCTGCCGATAGCCGGTGAGCTCGTGGACGAGGGCCTGGCCGCGGGCCTGGTCCTCAACCACATCGGCGACTCCATCCTGCGCTTCCTGCCGCCCCTCGTGATCAGCCGCGCCGAGGTCGACGAGGCGTGCGACCGCCTCGAGGTCCTTCTCGCCCGCCACGTGTGA
- the argB gene encoding acetylglutamate kinase has product MQKRDRRQRDLARSKVETLTEALPWISQMSGKTFVIKYGGSAMEDDDLCRQVVSDIELLKLMGIRVVLVHGGGKAINSLLTDLNLPVSFKDGLRVTDDATMEVVQEVLVGRVNQHLVWALNEFGHNAVGISGADGKTLQAEPADPELGRVGRIREVSCELIETVLEDGYTPVVASVGCGADGFYNVNADAAAGKIAEAMNADKLIYLTDVDGLYRDVCDEDSLVANLTRSETHELLASDSLDGGMIPKVRSIADALDSGVREVVIVNGTFPHALLLEIYTDAGCGTLFTQDEPGPSGSLERSSNV; this is encoded by the coding sequence ATGCAGAAGCGCGATAGGAGGCAGCGCGACCTGGCCCGGTCCAAGGTCGAGACCCTCACCGAGGCGCTGCCCTGGATCAGCCAGATGTCCGGCAAGACCTTCGTCATCAAGTACGGCGGCTCGGCCATGGAGGATGACGACCTGTGCCGCCAGGTCGTCTCCGACATCGAGCTGCTCAAGCTCATGGGCATCAGGGTCGTGCTCGTGCACGGCGGCGGCAAGGCGATAAACTCCCTTCTCACCGACCTCAACCTGCCCGTGAGCTTTAAGGACGGACTGCGCGTGACCGACGACGCCACCATGGAGGTGGTCCAGGAGGTCCTCGTGGGCCGGGTCAACCAGCATCTAGTCTGGGCCCTGAACGAGTTCGGCCACAACGCCGTGGGCATCTCGGGTGCGGACGGCAAGACCCTCCAGGCCGAGCCCGCCGACCCCGAGCTGGGCCGCGTGGGCCGCATCCGCGAGGTGAGCTGCGAGCTCATCGAGACGGTCCTCGAGGACGGCTACACGCCCGTCGTCGCGAGCGTGGGCTGCGGCGCCGACGGCTTCTACAACGTCAACGCAGACGCGGCCGCTGGCAAGATTGCCGAAGCCATGAATGCCGACAAGCTCATCTACCTCACTGACGTCGACGGGCTGTACCGTGACGTCTGCGACGAGGACTCGCTCGTGGCAAACCTCACGCGCTCCGAGACCCATGAGCTTCTCGCCTCAGACTCCCTTGACGGCGGCATGATTCCCAAGGTCCGCTCGATTGCCGACGCGCTCGATTCGGGCGTCCGCGAGGTCGTCATCGTCAACGGGACCTTCCCTCACGCGCTGCTGCTCGAGATATATACGGACGCAGGCTGCGGTACCCTATTCACGCAGGACGAACCCGGGCCCTCCGGGTCCCTCGAGAGGAGCTCGAATGTCTAA
- the argJ gene encoding bifunctional glutamate N-acetyltransferase/amino-acid acetyltransferase ArgJ — protein sequence MNLEPIHVSSCADASEDAGFVACAGGVCAASGIRASGVSAGFRRNPHRLDLALVAAEKTCVATATFTTNRFCAAPVALSRERARAGRARAVVLNSGNANAATGKPGLAAAARGAELVAHELGCAAEEVLIASTGVIGVPLPLAPYETGVPVAAAALAPNAAAAHDAASAVMTTDTHAKEVSFSGDVPQRSGEPLRVHVGGFAKGSGMIQPTMATMLAVLSTDAPLTSEAAHEALLAAVRATFNKVTVDSDTSTNDSCFLLATGAAGGEKVDLNHPAFPVVAAALERTCSELARQIAADGEGATKLVTVNVTGAADERDADAAARAIANSPLVKTAIFGHDANWGRVAAAAGKSGVAFDQAQVDIDFMGVPVCRGGLTVPMDEEDMLRRFEAPEIVITVNLGQGSAHTRVWTCDLTHDYVTINGDYRT from the coding sequence ATGAACCTTGAACCTATTCACGTGTCATCTTGCGCAGACGCCTCGGAGGACGCGGGCTTTGTCGCCTGCGCGGGCGGCGTCTGCGCCGCCTCCGGCATCCGCGCCTCCGGCGTCTCGGCCGGGTTTCGCAGGAACCCCCACCGTCTTGACCTCGCGCTCGTTGCTGCCGAGAAGACCTGCGTGGCCACCGCCACCTTCACCACCAATCGCTTCTGCGCCGCTCCCGTCGCGCTGAGTCGCGAGCGCGCCCGCGCCGGCCGCGCCCGCGCCGTGGTGCTTAACTCCGGAAACGCCAACGCGGCCACGGGGAAGCCGGGGCTGGCGGCCGCGGCTCGCGGGGCCGAGCTCGTGGCCCATGAGCTGGGGTGCGCCGCCGAGGAGGTGCTCATTGCCTCGACGGGCGTCATAGGGGTGCCGCTGCCGCTCGCTCCCTACGAGACCGGCGTGCCCGTCGCCGCGGCCGCCCTCGCGCCCAATGCGGCCGCTGCTCACGATGCGGCCTCGGCCGTGATGACCACCGACACCCATGCCAAGGAGGTGTCCTTCTCGGGCGACGTGCCCCAGCGCTCAGGCGAGCCCCTGCGCGTTCACGTGGGAGGCTTCGCCAAGGGGTCCGGCATGATCCAGCCCACCATGGCCACCATGCTGGCCGTGCTCTCCACGGACGCCCCGCTCACGTCTGAGGCGGCCCACGAGGCGCTCCTCGCCGCCGTGCGCGCCACGTTCAACAAGGTGACGGTTGACTCGGACACCTCCACGAACGACTCATGCTTCCTTCTTGCCACGGGTGCGGCCGGCGGCGAGAAGGTTGACCTCAATCACCCCGCCTTTCCCGTCGTGGCAGCCGCGCTCGAGCGCACCTGCTCCGAGCTTGCGCGCCAGATCGCCGCAGACGGGGAGGGTGCGACCAAGCTCGTGACCGTCAACGTCACGGGGGCCGCAGACGAGCGGGATGCCGACGCGGCGGCGCGCGCGATCGCCAACTCGCCTCTCGTGAAGACGGCGATCTTTGGCCACGACGCCAACTGGGGGCGCGTCGCGGCGGCAGCCGGCAAGAGCGGCGTGGCCTTTGACCAGGCTCAGGTCGACATCGACTTCATGGGCGTACCCGTGTGCCGCGGTGGTCTCACGGTTCCCATGGACGAGGAGGACATGCTCCGCCGCTTCGAGGCACCCGAGATCGTCATTACCGTGAACTTGGGGCAGGGAAGCGCCCACACGCGCGTCTGGACCTGCGATCTCACCCACGACTACGTGACCATCAACGGGGACTACCGCACGTAG
- the argC gene encoding N-acetyl-gamma-glutamyl-phosphate reductase: protein MKSIRVCIVGATGFAGIELCRLVLAHPCLELVMATDRKAAGTLLSEVYPSFAGACDLELSQPESDLIAQRADVAFLAVPHTASLALAPELLARGVTVLDLSADYRLHDPAVYEAWYETPHTSPELLSQTVYGLPELNRAGLRALAARRAIGETVLVAVPGCYPTATALAATPALEAGLATGDLVISDAISGVSGAGRAPSDRTHFCRANESVQAYGVASHRHTPEMEQTLSEVAGRPISVVFTPHLAPLTRGLLATVYLEAAAGVALADVRRAYEDRYANEPLVTTLPAGEMPATASVFGTARAQVGVALDDRRRKTIVASCAIDNLGKGAASQAVQCANVILGLPETQGLVAPAPLV from the coding sequence ATGAAGAGCATACGGGTCTGCATCGTCGGCGCTACGGGATTCGCCGGAATCGAGCTCTGCCGCCTCGTGCTTGCGCATCCCTGCCTCGAGCTCGTCATGGCCACGGACCGCAAGGCGGCCGGAACGCTCCTGTCGGAGGTCTACCCATCGTTCGCAGGTGCCTGTGACCTCGAACTTTCCCAGCCCGAGTCGGACCTCATCGCCCAGCGTGCGGACGTGGCCTTTCTCGCCGTCCCCCACACCGCCTCGCTCGCCCTCGCACCGGAGCTGCTCGCGCGTGGCGTCACGGTGCTCGACCTCTCGGCCGACTATCGCCTCCACGACCCAGCCGTCTATGAGGCCTGGTACGAGACGCCCCATACGAGTCCCGAGCTCCTCTCGCAGACCGTCTACGGCCTGCCCGAGCTCAACCGCGCCGGCCTCCGAGCCCTGGCCGCTCGCCGCGCCATCGGCGAGACCGTGCTCGTGGCCGTGCCGGGCTGCTATCCCACGGCCACCGCGCTCGCCGCCACGCCCGCCCTCGAGGCGGGTCTCGCGACCGGTGACCTCGTGATCTCCGACGCCATCTCGGGGGTCTCGGGAGCGGGGCGCGCGCCCAGTGACCGCACGCACTTCTGCCGCGCCAACGAGTCCGTCCAGGCCTACGGCGTCGCGTCCCACCGCCACACTCCCGAGATGGAGCAGACCCTCTCCGAGGTCGCGGGCCGTCCGATCTCGGTCGTCTTCACGCCGCACCTGGCGCCGCTCACGCGCGGGCTTCTCGCCACCGTCTACCTGGAAGCGGCCGCAGGCGTTGCCCTCGCCGACGTGCGCCGTGCCTACGAGGACCGCTACGCCAACGAGCCCCTGGTCACCACCCTGCCCGCCGGCGAGATGCCAGCCACGGCCTCCGTCTTTGGCACCGCGCGCGCCCAGGTGGGCGTGGCCCTGGACGACCGACGACGCAAGACGATCGTCGCCTCCTGTGCCATCGACAACCTCGGCAAGGGGGCGGCCTCCCAGGCCGTCCAGTGCGCCAACGTCATCCTGGGCCTGCCCGAGACGCAGGGGCTCGTCGCCCCCGCGCCCCTCGTCTAA
- a CDS encoding DJ-1 family glyoxalase III, with amino-acid sequence MFKKASDKRVAVFIAEGLEEVEGLTIVDVLFRAGVSCDTVSITRERQVTSSHEVTIVCDRTIFDEGFSFDDYDLLVLPGGIPGTPNLRACAPLCEALVSFSSRGADIAAICAAPSILAELGLLKGRRATANPGFQHVLSEHGAELVADEPVVVDGNLVTSQGAATAMDFGLELVRRLAGDEAASHVAEGVVYRS; translated from the coding sequence ATGTTCAAGAAGGCAAGCGACAAGCGCGTGGCCGTCTTCATCGCCGAGGGGCTCGAGGAGGTCGAGGGGCTCACGATCGTAGATGTGCTCTTTCGCGCGGGGGTGAGCTGCGACACCGTGTCAATCACGAGAGAGCGGCAGGTCACGTCGTCACACGAGGTGACCATCGTCTGCGATCGCACGATCTTCGACGAGGGCTTCTCGTTTGATGACTACGACCTGCTCGTTCTGCCTGGAGGTATCCCCGGGACGCCCAACCTGCGCGCCTGCGCGCCGCTCTGCGAGGCGCTCGTCTCGTTTTCCTCGCGTGGCGCCGACATCGCGGCCATCTGTGCGGCCCCGTCGATCCTGGCCGAGCTGGGCCTGCTCAAGGGACGTCGTGCGACGGCCAATCCGGGCTTTCAGCACGTGCTTTCCGAGCACGGTGCCGAGCTCGTGGCCGACGAGCCCGTCGTAGTCGACGGCAACCTGGTTACGAGCCAGGGCGCGGCCACGGCCATGGACTTTGGCCTCGAGCTCGTCCGTCGTCTTGCCGGCGACGAGGCCGCTTCGCACGTGGCCGAGGGCGTCGTGTATCGCTCGTAG
- a CDS encoding PTS sugar transporter subunit IIA: MSDFVKEENVFVKQSIDTRENVLRFISDRAAALGVTDNANAVYAAFLAREEMGETGMTDGFAVPHAKDAAIKRAAVIVVKNDHPLEWPSFDDKPVDIAISLLVPEGEAGTTHIKLLSRTAVLLMKDDFKSLVRGSDDAQAIAGAINAGIDEE, translated from the coding sequence GTGAGCGACTTCGTCAAGGAAGAAAACGTCTTCGTCAAGCAGAGCATCGACACGCGCGAGAACGTGCTGCGCTTCATCTCCGATCGCGCCGCCGCGCTGGGTGTCACCGATAACGCCAATGCCGTCTACGCTGCCTTTCTCGCCCGCGAGGAGATGGGCGAGACGGGCATGACCGATGGCTTTGCGGTGCCTCACGCCAAGGACGCCGCTATCAAGCGTGCCGCGGTCATCGTGGTCAAGAACGACCACCCGCTCGAGTGGCCGAGCTTCGACGACAAGCCCGTGGATATTGCGATATCACTGCTCGTCCCCGAGGGCGAGGCCGGCACCACGCACATCAAGCTCCTCTCCAGGACCGCCGTCCTGCTCATGAAGGACGACTTCAAGAGTCTCGTGCGCGGCTCCGACGACGCCCAGGCCATCGCCGGCGCCATCAACGCGGGCATCGACGAGGAGTAG